CAGCACCTCCAGGTTCTCTTGAGGCGATAGAGCGTTCTGTCTAGCGCCTGGGTCCGGGCTCAGCCAGGGAGCTCCATACAAAGCTTCGACGAAGAGGGCCGCGACGGGCGGCGGCGCCGGCAGTCGTGGCGAATACGCCGAAGCACGCGAGAAGGAGAAATTTCCCTGCGCGCCTTTGATTGTCATTCCCCCGGCCGTCACCCGCGTATGGCACATCCCGCAGGAAAAGGATCCCAGTTCGACTTTTCCTTTTTCTTTAATCACGTAACGCACAAAGGGAACGACTCCGTCCTTCGTCACTGGAACATCACCCTTCTCGTTCCAATCTTTACTGTGAACGTCTGCAAGCGCGATCACTCCATCATCGCCAGATTCCGTAAAGATCGACGCATCGAAAACCAGCTCGCCGGCTTTCAACCACTCCTCTTCAGTCTTCAGCGGCGGCTTCACGCCCGCGTCGTCCCACAAGACAAACGGTTCCTGCTTCCTTAGCCAATCCATGTAGCCGGCGGGCTCCCTGCCAGGAGCGTACACCGGGTATTCTTTGTAAATCTTCCTGACGGGAATTTTGTAGTAATACTCGGCCGAAGCCTGCCTAGGTGAACCAATCGGGTTGGCGAGGGGAATTTCCAACGTCGCCATGGCCGCGTCATCCCACGTCCTGGGAACGACCGGGCTGAAGGGGGCGGGTGCCTGGGCAGAGAGGCTCACCCCACCCAGCAAAATAACCCCTAACAACGCTGGTGCCTCGAAGCGCCGCCTACCTCGCATCATGCCTAGCCTCCGCAGCAATGCCTGACCGTCTTAAATCGCAACATTACGGATCAGCTCGAGCGTCAGCCTAGTAAAAAAGCGACACGCGATCAAAAGGTAGAGAAAAGCCTACAATTTCTTGCATCAGGCTCCACAAGCCGGGGCTGAAATTTCGAAAAGTGAGGCCTTGTGATCAAAATCCAGACGGCAAGGCCCCGCGCCGAACTCGAAGAATTCGTCCGCGTATTCGCACAACGTGACGTCGTCTGCGTGGGCGAGAAACTCCGACAACGCGACATCGCGCAGCTCGAGCACATTCTGTCATTTGACTTCGGCGATTTGGCGACCATCCATTACACAAACGGTCAAAGCAAGCTTGTACCGCGAATTCACGTCGTCGGATCGCAGACCACCGCTACAAGCAACGCCCAATTCTTCGGCCATCACGATGGATTTGGAATATTCCTTAAACCTCTAGCTTGCTGGCAGCTCTTCAGAATTCCACCAGCAGAGTTTGCGAATGAAAACGGGCACGGATCAGACCTTGTCGGAAACGGGATAGATACCCTTTGGCTGCGTCTGGCTGAAAGAAACACCTTTCAGGAACGCATCCAGGTGGCTGAGGATTACTTATTGCCTTTTGCGCGCAACGCTCTGAAGAAGACCTTAATTCTGGAAACAGCGCAACACACCTATCGTCGCAGGGGCGCGGTGGGAATTCAGGATCTTGCCCACTATAGCTCGCTCAGCCTTCGCCAATACGAACGTAGATTCGTGACCGAGGTGGGATTTACTCCTAAGCTCTTCGCCAGGATCACTCGTTTTCAAACAGCAGTCGACATCAAACGGATGCATCCTCAACGTTCATGGATGAGCGTCGCCCATCAACTCGGCTACTTTGATCAGATGCACATGGTTCATGACTTTCACAGCCTTGCTGGAAGCGGACCGACAGAATTATTTCGGCAGACGGGCGACTATCGGCCATGGTCTCTTGCTTCTCCATCGAAACCGTATCTCCTCTCAGAGTGACAGTCCGTGGGCGCGCCCGCTTCGCAAACCCTTGTTGGGAATCGGCCCGCTAAAGG
This portion of the Acidisarcina polymorpha genome encodes:
- a CDS encoding AraC family transcriptional regulator; translation: MIKIQTARPRAELEEFVRVFAQRDVVCVGEKLRQRDIAQLEHILSFDFGDLATIHYTNGQSKLVPRIHVVGSQTTATSNAQFFGHHDGFGIFLKPLACWQLFRIPPAEFANENGHGSDLVGNGIDTLWLRLAERNTFQERIQVAEDYLLPFARNALKKTLILETAQHTYRRRGAVGIQDLAHYSSLSLRQYERRFVTEVGFTPKLFARITRFQTAVDIKRMHPQRSWMSVAHQLGYFDQMHMVHDFHSLAGSGPTELFRQTGDYRPWSLASPSKPYLLSE